The Phycisphaerae bacterium nucleotide sequence CACGCACAGGGCACTTGATTCCCTGAATGCCAAGGAACTTGCCTGGGAGCTCGCAGAATCGCGCCGATATCTGCGAGTTGCGGCCGGACGGGAGGCCACCGTGCTGGCCGCACCGCGCGGCCGATGGGATGTGCGCGTGCAGCAATTCGCCCGTGACGCGGGATACGACGCGATGTTCACATCGATCCGCGGAACCGTCGCACCTGGTGACGATGCATTCGCATTGAAGCGACGAAACGTCTCCGGCCGGTGGAGCGAATCGGCGTTTCTTCGATTGCTTTCGAACTAGCCGCGCGGCGGCTTTGCAAGCCCGGAGCGTCCGGGTAATTCAAATCAGAGCGTGCCTCGGCGGCGCTGCTCTTCCTCGATGCTGACGAAGAGTGCCTTGAAATTTCCGACGCCGAAACCGCGACTGCCATGGCGCTCGATGATTTCGAAGAAGAGCGTCGGCCGATCCTCGACCGGCTGTGTGAAAATCTGGAGCAGGTAGCCGTCTTCATCGCGGTCGACGAGTACACCGAGTTCCTGCAATTCCTTGTAGTCTTCGTCGATTTTTCCGATGCGGGCCGCCAGCGATTCGTAGTAGGTATCCGGCACGCGGAGAAAGCGCACTCCGTTATCGCGAAGGGTTCGCACGGTCCGGCAAATGTCGGCCGTGTTGACTGCGATGTGCTGCACACCGGGACCGCGATAATAATCGAGATACTCCTCGATCTGGCTCTTCTTCTTTCCTTCAGCCGGCTCATTGATGGGGAATTTGATTTTGCCGGTCCCGTTCTGCATGACCTTTGACATGAGGGCGCTGTACTCGGTGCTGATGTCCTCGTCGGTAAAGTGTGTGAGCTGTTCGAAGCCAAGGACCTTCGCGAAGAATCCGGCCCAGTGATTCATCGCACCCAATTCGACATTGCCGACGATATGATCGACCGCTGCCAAACCCGCCTCGCGCGGCGCGGCCTGCGAGAGGGTCATGAAACCGGGTGCAAATGCCCCTTCATAATTTTCGCGGCTGACGAATCGCATGATTGTGTCGCCGTAGGCGCGGATTGCGGCCATGCAGAGCTTTCCGGTCGTGTCTTCAAGCACGGTGGGCGGCTGGACGACGGTGGCTCCGCGCTTACGAGTTTCGTGAATGGATTTTTCGACATCCTTCACGCGAAAGGCGATGGCTTTCACTCCATCACCGTGTAACTGGCAATGACGAGCTATTTCATGATCGGGTCCGAGCGAGCTGGTGAGGACGAATCTCACATTGCCCTGCTGAAGGACGTAGCTCGACTTGTCCTTGTCGCCCGTTTCAAGCCCGCGATAACCGACGATGTTGAAGCCAAACATATGCCGGTAGAAATGCGCTGCCTGAAAAGCGTTGCCGACGTAGAACTCGAGATGATCTATTCCGTCGAGCGGGAGGAAATCCTGTGCGGCGGGCCGAGCGGCGGAAGCGGGCGTTGATGCGGCAGCAGTCATGTCGGGCGCTCCGAAGGTTGTAGTTCATCGACAGTCGGGCGGCGATTCGATGTGTACCGCCCCGTCTCGGATTATAACGGATGGCCGGATCGGGATCGAATCGGACGGGACATCGACTTTCCTCGGAGCAGTCACTCCGTCAATTCGGCGAAAACGGACTCGTGCGAACTGATGCAGCCGGAAGAGAGACTGGCGCGGTCGTCGGCCCGGCTTATTCGGAGCGGACGAGCACCGGGTGGCCGGTGGCGACATCCAGAATCCGCAATTCGCCGGTGACCGGCACGAGCAGGCCAACGGTGTGGATTCGTGCGCGATGCAGTGCGCCGGGATTGATGATCCGGGTATTGCCGTCGCGAGTGTACGCGAACTGATGCGAATGCCCATGAAGAACATAGTCGAATTCGCCACTGCGCAGTGCGGCGGCGAACGCCGGCTCGTGGCCGTGAAAGACGGCGAACCGCTTTCCGGCGGCTTCAAACGTGACAGGCACTTCCGGCCAGGGCAGGCCGATGGCAGCAACATACCGCCGCATGGTCAGATCGGGGTCGTCGCAATTACCCCAAACGAAAACGGAGTCGTGTCCTGCAAGCTCATCCAGGACGTTGATTCCGCACAGATCGCCGCAATGCACTAATTTTTTCGCTCCGCGGGCGTTGAGCAGCGCGATGGCTCTTGCGGTTTCAGGGCCGTCTCCATGGCTGTCGGAGAGGATGCCGATGTTCATGACGGTTCGGCCTGCGGGGCGGTGGCCGGCGGTCCTTCATCGGCGATGACATCGCTGGGGACGTTCCAATTCTCCACCCAGCGGGCGTTGTCGCCGGAGAGCAGGTGCGGATGCACTTTCAGTGACTTCAACAGATCGCAGAGGCCGTATTGTTCCTGCTCAATGGCATCCGCGACCTTGTCGGCGATGTGCGCGCCGTAGGCCGCACAGCAGGGATGGATACGCACGCCGATGGGCGCGGAGGTGTCTTGTGTATGACACACGACGGCATCCGATCGCAGGATATGGGCCGTGCTGGAGAGCCATTTCAGCAGAGAGGCCGCCAGATAGGGCATGTCGCAGGAAACCAGCACGCCGTATCGGCCGTCCATGTTTTGAAGGAGCGCATCGAGGCCGGCGATGGGTCCGACGTCATCGAATCGATCAGGCCAGACCTCGATATCTCTGAGTGAAACGGGCAATTCGAAAGGCGGATCACCGAGCAGAACGACCCTGTGACTGGCCTGCTTGGCAACCAGAACGGTGCGTTCCAGAAGCGTGCCGCCTTCGACCTCGATCAATGCTTTGGGCCGGCCCATTCGTGAACTCTGACCGCCAACGAGGATTCCGATTGTCTCTCCGAGCACGATTTACTCCGCAGTCGGATCAAGTCGATACCGCAGTATTTTCACGCCCAGGATTTTTGTCGAAGCCTCGACGTAGTCCCGAAGCGGCTCCTCCCGGACGCGCGGTTCGGCCGAGTGGATCAGCAACATTCTTCCAGCCTTCTTCTCGCCAATCAAGCCCATGTGTCCGACGTAAGGGGCCTCGCGGGTGCCCCGAACGAATTCTACGATATCTCCCGGCTTCAACCGGGTTTCAACGGACGCCAGCGCGGAACGCGGGATATAGGTCGTTTTGAAGATCTGGACGGGAATCGTATCGCCCATGCCGTATTTCCTGAAGAAGGCAGCACGATCGACAGCGATCCGCATGGGTCTGATCGCTTCCGGAGCCATCTGATTGGTGACGTCGTCGAAGGCCCATTCGTTGTTGACGTTCCAGTCCGCCTCGGTGAAATGGTTGCGAGTCAGAATGCCGATCCGGGCATCCTTGTAGCGAAGCCGCATAAGGCGATCGAAAAAGGATGACCAATCGCGGGCCATCGACATGGCGTAAACATTTTCGACGAATGTAACGCAATCACTGGCTGAGAGGCAGTACAGCGGGTCTGAATCGTAAGTTTCGTACGGGAATTCGCCGAGCAGGTGGAGCCTGTAGGGCTGTCCGACAAACTTCGACGCGAAGCGGACGGCTCGATCCGGAACGGCGAGGTTGTCTGTCGCGCAGGCAACCAGCAAGGCGTCCAATTCGGATTCGGAGAATTCGTAGAGTGGCTTCGAACCGTCGAACGTCCTCGATCCGGGCCGATCTTCGATGGGAGCGCATGCGGACAGGAGCATGACACCCCATACGAGGACTGACCCGACCGCTGCGGCGTGGTGACGAATTCTGGACCGGGATGGAGACTGATACGGCGGCACGGCGATTCAAAATTCGCGACGCTGTCGCGCTGAGGGCACGTTCAACTGAGCGCGGTACTTGGCAATCGTGCGCCGCGCCAACTGAAAGCCGGCTTCTTCGAGCTTCTTTGCGATTTCGTCGTCTGAGAGCGGGCTCTTTTTGTCCTCGCTGTCGATAATTTCCTTTACGCGTGATTTGATCGCATCCCAACTGACGCTTTCGCCGGTGGAGTCGGTCGTTCCGCCGGTGAAGAACATTCGCATGGGGTAGATGCCGCGCGGCGTCTGAATGTACTTGCCGTCGACCGTGCGACTGATGGTTGACGCGTCGCAATTGAACTCCTCGGCAAGATCCCGCATGCGCAGCACGTTGAGAAACTGCGGGCCGTAATCGAAGAATTCCCGCTGACGTTCGACAATCACGCGGGCAAGGTCCAGCATCCGCTGGCGGCGGAACTGAATGGCGTCGATGAGCATGGTCGCGGCCTCGGCACGAGCGCGGAGGAAATCGCGAGCCTCCTTGTCGCTGTGCCGGTCCTGAAGGAGCTTTTTGTACTGATTTGAGATGCGCAGGCGCGGTGCATTTCCCCTCGCGAGCCGGACAACGTATCCATCGCCGTCTTCGTCGTAGTCGATGACCACGTCGGGCGAGACGCGCGGAACCTCAGTTGGCTGAACGAGCAATCCGGGGTGATGATTCAGCTTGCCGATGAC carries:
- the hppD gene encoding 4-hydroxyphenylpyruvate dioxygenase, yielding MTAAASTPASAARPAAQDFLPLDGIDHLEFYVGNAFQAAHFYRHMFGFNIVGYRGLETGDKDKSSYVLQQGNVRFVLTSSLGPDHEIARHCQLHGDGVKAIAFRVKDVEKSIHETRKRGATVVQPPTVLEDTTGKLCMAAIRAYGDTIMRFVSRENYEGAFAPGFMTLSQAAPREAGLAAVDHIVGNVELGAMNHWAGFFAKVLGFEQLTHFTDEDISTEYSALMSKVMQNGTGKIKFPINEPAEGKKKSQIEEYLDYYRGPGVQHIAVNTADICRTVRTLRDNGVRFLRVPDTYYESLAARIGKIDEDYKELQELGVLVDRDEDGYLLQIFTQPVEDRPTLFFEIIERHGSRGFGVGNFKALFVSIEEEQRRRGTL
- a CDS encoding YfcE family phosphodiesterase produces the protein MNIGILSDSHGDGPETARAIALLNARGAKKLVHCGDLCGINVLDELAGHDSVFVWGNCDDPDLTMRRYVAAIGLPWPEVPVTFEAAGKRFAVFHGHEPAFAAALRSGEFDYVLHGHSHQFAYTRDGNTRIINPGALHRARIHTVGLLVPVTGELRILDVATGHPVLVRSE
- a CDS encoding molybdenum cofactor guanylyltransferase yields the protein MLGETIGILVGGQSSRMGRPKALIEVEGGTLLERTVLVAKQASHRVVLLGDPPFELPVSLRDIEVWPDRFDDVGPIAGLDALLQNMDGRYGVLVSCDMPYLAASLLKWLSSTAHILRSDAVVCHTQDTSAPIGVRIHPCCAAYGAHIADKVADAIEQEQYGLCDLLKSLKVHPHLLSGDNARWVENWNVPSDVIADEGPPATAPQAEPS
- a CDS encoding DUF1460 domain-containing protein, producing the protein MLLSACAPIEDRPGSRTFDGSKPLYEFSESELDALLVACATDNLAVPDRAVRFASKFVGQPYRLHLLGEFPYETYDSDPLYCLSASDCVTFVENVYAMSMARDWSSFFDRLMRLRYKDARIGILTRNHFTEADWNVNNEWAFDDVTNQMAPEAIRPMRIAVDRAAFFRKYGMGDTIPVQIFKTTYIPRSALASVETRLKPGDIVEFVRGTREAPYVGHMGLIGEKKAGRMLLIHSAEPRVREEPLRDYVEASTKILGVKILRYRLDPTAE